The following DNA comes from Bacteroidota bacterium.
GCTTCTCCGAATGACGCAGCTATTTTAATCATTCTGAACGATTCATATATCGCTGCTGGTAGAACTGAAGACGCTATGAAATCGTATCAGCTGGCGATCGTTGCCGACCCGAATAACAAACTTGTCCATTACAACTATGGCGTGTTGTTGCTGCGTGCTGCAAACTTTGCAGAAGCTGCTGAACAATTCGAGATAGCTTTAAATATCGATCAAGATTTCACAGACGCTTTGTACAACGTGAGCGCCACTTATATGCAGTGGGGTGCAAGGATGAAGGAAAAAGCGGAAGCAGAAATTAAAAACGATAAGAACAAACAGTTGGATAAATCTTTCGAGGAGAAATTTAGAAAAGCTAAAGGTTTTTTAGAAAGGTTAGTGAAGTTGTCCGAGAACGATGTTGCTGCATGGGAAACTTTGGGAATGGCTAACACACTTTTGAATATCCCAAAGGAAGCCAAAGTGGCATTCGATAAAGCCGATAGCTTGAGAAAAGCAAAATAATATAACAGAAAGTTTTTTTATGACTAATCAACCGCAACAACCACAACAAATAAATATTGAACTCGGTGAAAAAGAAGCAGAAGGAATCTATTCGAATTTAGCGATAATTACACACTCGCCCGCTGAATTTGTAGTAGATTTTACACGAGTTCTTCCCGGCGTTCCAAAAGCGAAAGTGCACGCACGAATAATTATGACTCCGCAGCACGCAAAGTTATTGCAGAGAGCATTAGAAGATAATATCGACAAATTTGAAAAACGGTTCGGTGAAATAAAAATTCAAGGCGAACCGAATGCCGGTGGATTTGGTTTTCAACCAACAGACCCGCAAACCAGAGTTCATTAAGAATGGATAAACAACCATTTGGCAACTTTTTATTTGTGTTGCACACACATTTACCGTATGTAGTTACACACGGTAAATGGCCCCACGGTTCCGACTGGTTAAACGAAGCCGCTGCTGAAACTTACATACCGATTTTAAACATACTCGGCGAACTCCTGTACGAAGGATATCATCCGAAGTTGTCGATGGGTATCAGCCCGGTGCTTGCCGAGCAATTGGCTGATCCGGTTTTCAAAGATTCGTTCGTTCATTATCTCGACGAAAAAATTGCTGCTGCTAAGAAAGATGAAAAATATTTTCAAACGAACGGCGACACCCACCTGAAACATACAGCCAAATTTTGGATCGATTGGTACAGCGCAAGAAGAGACGACTTTGTTCACAAATACAATTCCGATTTAATTTTTGCTTTTCGAAAATTGTTAGAAACGGGTGTGCTGGATATTATGACTTGCGGAGCTACTCACGGTTATTTCCCGTTATTAAGCCATGACTCAAGCATCGATGCACAGGTAAAGGTTGCCATCGCAACACACGAGCGACACTTTGGTGTAAAGCCCCGCGGTATTTGGCTGCCCGAATGTGCTTATCGCCCAAGATACAAATGGAAACCTCCGGTAAAAGTTCAGGGGCTTGCCGCAGAATATGAGCGACAGGGTGTTGAAGAAATTTTAGCAGAGAATGGAATCGAATATTTTGTGATTGACTCGGCTATGCTATTAGGTGGAAAACCAATTGGTGTTTATCTCGAAAGGTTTGGCGGATTGAAGAAAATTTGGGAACAACACGAAAAACAAATTTCTATAAGAGAAGAAGAATTTGAAAAATCGGTTTACGATTTATACTTAGTCGATTCGCCAGATAGCAAAATCTCTCCTTCGGTTGCGGTTTTTACACGCGATCCGAAAACAAGTTTACAGGTTTGGAGCGGCGATTATGGTTATCCAGGCGACGGTGCATATTTAGAGTTTCACAAAAAGCATCATCTGAGCGGGCATCGTTATTGGCGCGTTACACACTCGGATGCCGACCTTGCCGATAAGCTAAAATACGAACCTGAAAATATCGAAGACAAACTTGAATCGCATTCGTCTCATTTTGTTGATATTGTTGCCGAGACATTAAAGGAAAATTATGCGAAGACTAAAACTACCGGTGTACTCACTTCACCTTTCGATACTGAACTCTTTGGCCATTGGTGGTTCGAAGGTCCGCGTTTCTTAAAAAAAGTTTTAATGAAGTTGGAAAAATCAGACCACATCAATTTAACAAATGCCGCTACTGAACTTGATATGAGGCAACCTGATAAAGTTGTTCAACTTCCGGAAGGATCATGGGGTGAAGGCGGGCACCATTTTATTTGGTTGAACGAGAATACAGGTTGGACTTGGAAAAAAATATATCAAAATGAAATACTCTTCAAACAAACAGTCCAAAAGTATCTTTCTTCTGCCGACGAGAAGATGCAATTTCTTTTAACTCAAGCTGCGCGCGAGTTGCTGCTTCTGCAAGCATCCGACTGGCAGTTTTTAATTTCAACACAAGCAGCTAAAAATTACGCTGAAGAACGTTTCACGAATCACGACAGCGATTTTAACAGGTTACTAAAAACCGCTATCGCTTATGCTGATACCGGAATTATTCCGGATGCTGATTGGGAATATGCAAACGAATGTTTGGAGAGGAATGTTATTTTTCCCGAAATAGACCTAAAAATTTGGTTAAAATAGCCGTCTTCTCCTTTTCCGCCTTTGGCGGATTTATTTTTTTAGTGATATAGAGCATCGGTTCTCGGACTGCTCTTGATATTAGAATACTTTCTATATATATTCGAGCCAGATAATAAAACAAAATTTATGGCAAATAAAAGAGTCAAATTTTTGTATTGTAGTTTGGTGCTGTTCTTAATGCTCACTGCAGTTAATTGTAACCTGCGAAAACCGGTTGCACCGGTGTGGGATGTTCAGGTCAACTTTCCAATTGTAAACCGCCCTTATTCAATTGATTCACTTATCAGAAAAGATACTTCTCTTATCATAATCAACCCAACAAACGGGCTACTGACTTATTCATACACTCAACCGGCTGCTTCCGATAGTGTAGGCGATAAAATTAATATGAAACCGTCGCAGCCGCCACCATTCAAAATTGCGGCTGGTTCAATTCCATTCAGAGATTTTTCGATTGGTGTCAACATCCCGAATCCGGGTATTCCTTCCGGAATTATTCCTCCAGGCGATCTTCCACCGATTTCAATACAGATGCCTTCGAGCGATCAATTCGATTTCTTGGAATTTGAAAGCGGAGTTATCAAGTTAACAGTAACCAATTCAACACCCCTCACAATTACTTTCGATTCAATCCGGTTTATAGATAGAGACATTAACAAATTCGTTTTTAATATAGGAACTGTTCCACCTTTTGAATCGCGTTCCGCACAGAGTATTTTGGATGGCAAAATCGTTCGACTTCCGCTAACGTTGGATACCGTACGCTCCCGCACGCCGGGTAGCTCGACACCCGTTACAATTCCAGACCCAATATTGAGAATTCAATTAGATTTTTTAAATTTAAACATAAATAGTGCACGGGCAAAAATTCCTCCAACAGATGTCTATCGGATAGATAGCTCAAAATTTGTAATCGATTCTTCGCCCTCACC
Coding sequences within:
- a CDS encoding DUF1957 domain-containing protein, which gives rise to MDKQPFGNFLFVLHTHLPYVVTHGKWPHGSDWLNEAAAETYIPILNILGELLYEGYHPKLSMGISPVLAEQLADPVFKDSFVHYLDEKIAAAKKDEKYFQTNGDTHLKHTAKFWIDWYSARRDDFVHKYNSDLIFAFRKLLETGVLDIMTCGATHGYFPLLSHDSSIDAQVKVAIATHERHFGVKPRGIWLPECAYRPRYKWKPPVKVQGLAAEYERQGVEEILAENGIEYFVIDSAMLLGGKPIGVYLERFGGLKKIWEQHEKQISIREEEFEKSVYDLYLVDSPDSKISPSVAVFTRDPKTSLQVWSGDYGYPGDGAYLEFHKKHHLSGHRYWRVTHSDADLADKLKYEPENIEDKLESHSSHFVDIVAETLKENYAKTKTTGVLTSPFDTELFGHWWFEGPRFLKKVLMKLEKSDHINLTNAATELDMRQPDKVVQLPEGSWGEGGHHFIWLNENTGWTWKKIYQNEILFKQTVQKYLSSADEKMQFLLTQAARELLLLQASDWQFLISTQAAKNYAEERFTNHDSDFNRLLKTAIAYADTGIIPDADWEYANECLERNVIFPEIDLKIWLK
- a CDS encoding DUF3467 domain-containing protein, whose product is MTNQPQQPQQINIELGEKEAEGIYSNLAIITHSPAEFVVDFTRVLPGVPKAKVHARIIMTPQHAKLLQRALEDNIDKFEKRFGEIKIQGEPNAGGFGFQPTDPQTRVH